The Jaculus jaculus isolate mJacJac1 chromosome 1, mJacJac1.mat.Y.cur, whole genome shotgun sequence nucleotide sequence CATGTTCCTATTCCCTAGAGATGTCACGGGAGAAAGGAGCTCCAAATAACAAATTTTTCAACTGTAGGATGCAACAAAGTTGGAATTCctgtttaattattcatttatttgcaagttgagggcgaggagaggaagagagaatgggtgcaccagggcctccagctgctgccaatgaactccagatacatgtgccactttttgcatctggctttagtgggtactggggaactgaaccctgggttgttaggtaTTGCATGTAAGCACCTTAGCTGATCAGACATCTCTTCTGCCCCAGAATTCCTGTTTTAAAAacaatgtagctgggcatggaggctcacgcttttaatcccagcacttctggAGATagactaggaggatcaccatgagttcaagtctactctgagactgcataatgaattccagatcagcctgggctagagtgagaccctaacttgaaaaacaacaacaacaacaaaccaaaaacgaaaacaaaaagacacaaaaaagTTTAATGTGTTCTAGTGCATTGTGTTTGTtgtgggggggcagggaggtTGGGGGTCAATATATAGTTGTCGGTTTTGGTTTTACTTTGGACCTTTTCTGTTGGTTTCCTGGAGTCAGTGTTCCTAGAGCTTCCTTTGGAGACATGCCTGGCTGGAGCCTCCAAGCATTTTCAGGGGTGCTGGGAAAAGGGAGCCCTAGGCAGTCTTAGAAGAGCAGCTGCTCACGTGTGCTCCTCTCCTCCCTTAGCTGCCCAACATGTTTGGGAACTTGCGCTCCACTTTCATGGCCCTCATGATCGGCTCCTACGCCTCTTCTGCCATCACTTTCCCAGGAATCAAGGTACCGGGCTTCTAGAGGGTCTAGGGAGGTTTCCTGggctttctttttgctttggcaCAAGAACTGGGTGGGATGGGGTGAGCAATGGCCTTATGTCTAATGTCTAGTGATTTAGTTCCTGTCTATCAGAGGTCAgtccccattcttttttatttttattttttggtttttcactacagcccaggcctacctggaattcactatgtagtctcagggtggcctcaaactcaaggtgatcctcctacctctacctcccaagtgctgggattaaaggcgtgtgccaccacgcctggccagtccCCATTCTTGAGGGAGAAAGCACTAAAGCATCATGGGAAGAGCCCTGACCCCTACTGCTCACCCATAGGTctgacttcattttcttccttcaccAACGTCCCCCAAAGGGCCTTCTTCCTGTCTCTGGGGCCAAATCTAGCTTTCTCAGTTGATCTTTCTCtggtctttcctctctctctaatctaCCCTCATGTGACTTCTGGAATTATCATAGAGCGCTGTTCACAGGCTCATGGAAAAACCTTTAGTGGTTTTGCTTTACATACAGAATCCTTTTTACATGCACCCAAGGTCCTTTGCTGTGGCTTCACACAACCTTTTGGAGCCTATCTCCCTGTTAGAGAGGCAGGATGACTTGGACCACTTCACAAAGTAAGAATGAATTCTGGCTCAACCAGGAGGGTGGACCTGAACGCAGAGGCCCAAGTGTTAGTTTGGGGCAAGCTGGAGGCCTCTGCTTCTTCTTGATGTCAGAGCACTTGTGGCTGCACCCAGCTTTTGTCCTCGAACAGTTACTTTGTCAGTTTCATAGCTTCGTTTGCCCATCTTCCCCAAAGGTGGAGTGGGTGTGGGTCAGCTTGAGGAGCAGATACTCGCACATATTTAAAGGGTGTGTCATCCTTTGCAGGCAGGAACAAGCCACAAGACTCAGGGGGAGCACAGGTTTCCCCTAGGCACTGGCAAGAGCTCTATGTAGGAGGGTGTCTGCCTCCCAGAGACCCATGACCTCCACATAGGGCTTCTCTTGCCAGAGGAGTTGACATTGTTTGCAAGGCTGTCAAGTCAGTTTGGAGTCTATTTGTCCTGGGGTTGGGACCTCCACTGCATGTGAGTGTATCTGGGAAAGGTGAGATAAGGCTTCTCAGGTTGGATTTGCCTCTCCTTTAGGGAACATGCCAGCAGGGAGCAGGCTAAACACAGATGGGCCTGTGAAGCCCAGAGCATTATTGTCCCTTTGGACATAATATGAGATGACATTTTCATGTGAAAATAAACGTGTTTTTGACTCATAGACAAAAATGGACATGCCTTCTTCTAACAATAATAGTTGAGAGTTCCTTGACATGTTGAGTGAGTAGCTGGCACCGTCAGCACTGTAGAAGGGCTCCACAAGTCTTTAATGGGGTTTGACTGAAGGAGGGAGAGCACTGGCAGGCTTTCTGGGTCTGCCTGAATTTATGGCTTTGGGCATAAGCCATCTTGAAGGCCTCCTGGGCCTGCGTGCTACTTCTGTGGGGACTGGACAAGGCGTCCTCCATGCTTGCCCTCCCTCCACAGCTAATCTATGATGCTGGAGTGTCCTTCGTGGTCATCATGTTCACCTGGTCTGGCCTGGCCTGCCTTATTTTTCTAAACTGTGCCCTCAACTGGCCTGCAGAAGcctttccagccccagaggaaGTTGATTACACGTGAGAGACTGGGGAAGGGGAAAGACTGAGATGGGAAGTGAACTTCCCTCCTACTGCAGTGGGGAGATGCCAGGGCTATGGTGATGTGATAGGGACAGAATCCTCTTTGGAGTAAGACCTGGGTTTGGGGTCAGTTTCACACATGGCCTCCACTCTCTCAGCTCTGCTTTCCCACCTATACCATAGACCCGATCCATTTGCTTGCAGGTGTTTCTAAGAATAGCGAAGTTGGTACAAACAGGAGGTTGGAATGTGCTTGGCTATTACTGTCAATATCCTTTCTGGTATTGGAGGAGGAGGTCAGAGTAAGAGGACCCCCAGAAATAGTATTACATGCCATGTAGACCCAAAGGGGAGGTATCCATGAAGTTAAGCATACTGCTTTTGTGGGTGGGGGCAACCCAAATGCCAACTTTCCCTCATTTCAGTTCAACAGCAGCAGGGGTGATATGGTGCCACCAAGCACGTAGGGTGATAGTCACCACTGACATTTGTTGAGTGCCTACTCTGTGCTAGGTATAGTACTTACTCTCCTTAATGTCTTTAAATCATGAAATGATGTAGATGCTGTTAGCACCCCCATTAATAGAAAAGGAGCATAGAATAGAGTGCATTTCTAATATCATAGTATTGAAATGAAGCTAATTTAAGGTCTGGAGTCCAGAGTCTTGATGCCACCGCTTCCATGGGAACAGTCCATCCAAAAAGGACTCATCTTCCCTTTGTTTACAGAACACTGGTGTCATCTGGTCCCTAGACCAGACTCTGAGCAACAGACATAAGTGTGGCATGTCAACATTAGGTCAGTGCTGGGTAAAGGGGTGCTTGGCACCCCCACACAGGCTGGCATAGCTGCTTACAGGTTGAGGGCAGGCATTGCAGGGCTGGTTTCCACATGCTCTTCTTTGGCTCTTGGCAGGAAGAAGATCAAGCTCATTGGGCTAGCCTTGGACCACAAGGTCACGGGAGACCGCTTCTTTACCCATGTGACCATCGTGGGCCAGCGGCTGAGCCAGAAGGCTCCCAGCCTGGAGGAGGGGGCTGACACCTTCATCTCATCCCAGGATATTTGTGGCAGCTCAGAAAAGCTTCCTGAGAGTGAGTGTCTGGCTAGGTTTCTAGCTTTGTAGGACAGGGAAGGTATATTCTTGGTCCTCAAAACACCCCATGTGCAGATAAGGCACACTCCCTATTTATGGGCAGGGAAGTCAAAGCTCAGagtacctttatttattttattttattttttggtttttcgaggtagggtctcactctggtccaggctgatctggaattaactctgtagtctcagggtggcctagaactcacggtgatcctcctacctctgcctcctgagtgctgggattaaaggcatgtgccaccacgccaggctcacctttattttaattatttatttacttttggtttttcaagatagggtcacactctagcccacactggcctggaattcagtatgttagtctcagggtggtctcaaaatcatggtgatcctcctacctctgcctcccaagtgctgggattaaaggcatgtgccactacacccagctcagaGGGTACCTTTAGATTTATGAGTAGCTTGCTGAACTCGGGATGAGGTGAGAGGAGCTTCCAGCATGAGACAGGATCCCTTGGCCTGTGAAGATGCTGGTTTCCTTGGGCTCCCTGCAATCTGGCAACCAAAGCCAAGGGGGCCAGCCTGCAGCTGGGTCCCTCCAATGCCTGGCTGGCTTGTGCCCCCTGCTGGCCATAGGAGGAGCTGCACCTACCTGTTGGTGAACTAACCCAGGTGCCTCAGGTTTCTGGACTGCCAGCTTCAGGGTGAGGGGATGGCGGAtaggggtgttttttttttttttttttttttgttttttgagtaatGCCATGAGGGATTGAATCCTGCTCCACACTGCATGACTTGGGTAAATCATTTGTCCTCGCTCTTGCTTTTCTCATCTCTTAAATGACCCACCCAACAGAGAGGTTTATTGTGCGGACAGGATGCTCTATGACAGGGAAGCTCTTAGCCAGTGCAAGTGGGCCCGGTGTCAAAGCATGCCTCCAGGAGGGTGGTTAAGGGCAAGAGCCTGAGCCAGGCCTACTTGCTGCTTCCAGCCCTGTGAGGTCAGGCAAGTCATTTATTTGTCTGAGTTGCTATTCCCTCACCTGTAAAATGTGGTTAAGAAGCTGGGAGCAGTGATGCACACGCGTAGTCTTGGCTGATTGAGAGCCTGAGCAGGGGGATAGCTTTTGCCTTGAGTCCAGAACAATCCTGGGATGACACAactagaccctgcctcataaaagaaaaaaggggggggtgttgTAGAGCGGGGGACATAGCTCGGCTGGCAGAGTGTTTGCCTTGCAgtcctgaggacctgagtttgatccccagtatccacgtaaataccaggcgtggtggtgtgcgcctGCAATCTGACCACgggggaggtggagacggggatccctggagctcactggccagccagtttaggaAAGGCTGATGTAAAATGTCGTCCAATGAGGTAATTCACGTCAAGTGTGTAGCTCATAGCATCTGCTTCAGAGCTATTACCAGCCCCACACGCAGAAAGGACACAGCATCACATCTGGAGGCCACCTGGACATGCTTTAGAAAGCCAGTTCCGGAGCTGCACAAGAGTTGTGTTGTCTCTGCAAAAACAGTTCCTCTCCAAAGTCACATAGTTGGCATTAGAGTCCCCGCCTGCTCCTCATGAGCTGTGATCATCAGGGAAGTGGAAAGTGGGGCTTGGGCACCCCTGCTGTCTCCCCAGAGTCTGTCCCCTTCCGCAAGAGCCTCTGCTCCCCCATTTTCCTGTGGAGCCTCGTCACCATGGGCATGACACAACTGCGGGTCATCTTCTACATGGCCATCATGAACAAGATGCTGGAGTTCCTCGTGACGGGTGGCCAGAAACACGGTGAGACCCTGCCGagagctgggtggaggtgtgcctGGTTGTCCCCTGGCCGGGCTCCCCTCACTGTGTCTGTCCTCCCCCCGCAGAGACGAGTGAACAGAAACAAAAGGTGACAGAGACAGGTAGGGAGATGAAGTGTGGGCCCTGGCCTGTAGCCGCCCTGCCAAGGGCCCTTCCTTGGGCTGGTGTCACTGTCACAGCTGGGGATTCTGAGGGAGGGGTTATCTCGTTGTCCCTGTGTGCTCTGCTGGCAGTGGGTGTCAGTTCCCACTGAGCTGTTGGCATCCTGACCCCACTTCCCTTCTTGCCCAGTTGGGTTCTACACCTCCATCTTTGGGGCTATGCAGCTGCTGTGTCTTCTCACGTGTCCCCTCATCGGCTACATCATGGACTGGCGGATCAAGGACTGCGTGGATGTCCCCACTGAGGGTGCTCTGGATGAGGGCACTGCCCCTGGAGATGCCAGGTGACCTGCAAAGGGATGGTGCCAGCACATGACCGGACTGCTAGTGCTTTCCTTCCCCGTGCACACTGCATCTCATTTCGTTCTCCTCAGAGCTCTGGGAGAGCGAGGGCACCTCTGCATTCTACACATGAGGACATTGAGGCTGGACGAGGCACGGCTTGCTGACTAAGTTTTGCTAGCATTGAGGGCTGGCTGTGCACCAGGCACCTTGAATTGTCTAGTTGAGTTCCACAACTGTTCTCTGAGGTGGGTTCATGATTGTCTGCAAAGGCACATGAAGAAGCTGAGACCTGGTTGCACCATCAACTAACTTGACCGAGATCACACCGCAGGCTCAGAACCTGTGTCGTAGCCGGTGCACTCCAAAGCCCCCTTGGTCAGGTACTCTTGCTtgtctctgtaatcccagcacttgaaaggctgaggcagattaccatgagtttgaggccagcctgggctacatataagtactaggtcaacttgggctgccaagtgagaccctgtttcaagaaaagaaactcaaaatgtactaaaattaaaaaaaattaaaaaaaatacctttaaggCTGAGGAAAGGGGAGGATTGGTATGTCAGGTATCTGTTACTGTGATGCAGCCCTCTATCTCCAAACACCAAACCCTGACTATCCCATACAGCTGCGGAAAGCTGGGAATGAAGGACTTCATTAGCTAGGGTCTCTCAAGAGTTCTCACCAAGGAGTGAGGTCAAGGCCTAAGCTGTGGTGTCTTTTAGAAGATAATCTTAGGAGCAACATGCCATTGCTTCTGTCATAGTCTGATGATCACACAGAGTAGGTCTGGTACAGTGGGAGAGAAGTGACCGGTAATGACCACCAGGGGTTAGGAATCTTTGCAGGCATCTTGCTGGCTGGTGGCCACTGTtggatctatttctttttttggttttcttaggtagggtttcactgtagcccaggctgacctggaatttattatgtcgTTTCAGGGTATCctagaactctcagcaatcctcctacctctgcctcctgagtgctgggattaaaggcatgcgccaccatgcttggcctccaCTGTTGGATCTTTAACCTAGGTCTTATGACTTCTTTTGCTCTTCTGTGAATCCAAATACTCCTAATTTGTCCTCATAggatgagagagaaggagcagaAGAAAAGGGCTGAAGGATCAGTCCATTGGCTTCCTGCTGCTCATGGTGCCCCAgccttccccctttcccctttgctcTTGGTGGCCAAGGTCTATTAGAAAAACTCATCTGTCCAGACCAAGTGGGCATCCTGCCCTCACCCTATCCTACTGACCTCTCTCCTGGGCTGGACTCAGAGTTCTTGATTGTGTCAGAAAGAGAAACTTGTTGGGCATTTATGCCAAACTGTGCCCAGGGTGgcatctgcttttttaaaaaacgttgtatttatttattagagagagagagagtgtatgggtgcaccagggcctcttgccactgcaaatgaagtccagatgtatgtgccacacgtgggtacttgggaatttaaCCGcagccagcaggcattgcaagcctctgtaaccattaagccatctctccagcctggcttttgcCCTGTCCAAGCTGGTGGGAGTGTTGGTGTGGggcttcccttcctcaccttcattCTCATCCTTATCATCCATCCTCCAACTTCAGTATATATGAGATATGCTTGGAACATTTGTGTTGCCAATTCCTGGGCCATCCTAGAGATTCTGAAGTCTGGGGATGGGTCTGCAGGTCTACATTTTAAGGAGCCACCCACCATGGTTGGTTGGGGGAGccatattatgtgtgtgtgtatacatgtgtgtgtgtgtacatgtgtgtgtgtgtatatgtatatttatttatttgagataatgggcacaccagggctctagcccctacaaagtccagatgcatgtgccactttgtgcatctggataacctgggtactagggaattgaacctgtgtcattaggttttgcaggtaagtgccttaaccactaagccatctctccagtttgggGGAGCTATATTTTGAGAAACACTTGGAGAGATTGTTTTGGCCATTGTTTGTTTGCTCAACTGTGAAGGTGCTTCTGCAGGGGTTGGGGCCAGGCTTGGAACTGGGAAGATGCCAGGAAGGAGGAGGCTGTGGCTAATGACTGCCTCTTTTTCTTAGGGATGGGGCTTCTACCAAGTCCACCAGACCACGTTACCGCAAAATCCAAAAGCTCACCAATGCCATCAATGCCTTCACCTTGACCAATATTCTGCTCGTAGGTTTTGGCATCACCTGCCTTATCAGCAACTTACACGTCCAGGTATCCACCCCCGGCCCCCAACTCCAGGACCTGTCACCAGCTTTCACCTTTGGGAAGCTTGGCTCTTATTCACTGCTCAAGGGCTATTTCCTGGGTTCTCTAGGAGTCCTGCCCAGTTGTTTGGGTTTCACAGGGGTCAGGTGGGGGTGGGACTGAGTAGATGCCTCAGCAAGGCCCAAATTCCTTTTGTCCTTGCCTCACCACCTTCTCTGACCCTCCTCTCTCTTGGGTTTCAGTTGGTGACCTTTGTGCTGCATACCATGGTGCGTGGCTTCTTCCACTCCGCCTGT carries:
- the Slc43a1 gene encoding large neutral amino acids transporter small subunit 3 isoform X3; translation: MAPSLKQAYRRRWWMACTAVLENLFFSAVLLGWGSLLIMLKKEGFYSSLCPAENTTNTTGDKPHQWPSCAQQDEMLNLGFTIGSFLLSATTLPLGILMDRFGPRPLRLVGSACFAASCTLMALSSRNTEVLSPLIFLALSLNGFAGICLTFTSLTLPNMFGNLRSTFMALMIGSYASSAITFPGIKLIYDAGVSFVVIMFTWSGLACLIFLNCALNWPAEAFPAPEEVDYTKKIKLIGLALDHKVTGDRFFTHVTIVGQRLSQKAPSLEEGADTFISSQDICGSSEKLPEKSVPFRKSLCSPIFLWSLVTMGMTQLRVIFYMAIMNKMLEFLVTGGQKHETSEQKQKVTETVGFYTSIFGAMQLLCLLTCPLIGYIMDWRIKDCVDVPTEGALDEGTAPGDARDGASTKSTRPRYRKIQKLTNAINAFTLTNILLVGFGITCLISNLHVQLVTFVLHTMVRGFFHSACGGLYAAVFPSNHFGTLTGLQSLISAVFALLQQLLFMIMVGPLQGDPFWPNLGLLVLSFLGFLLPAYLFYYRTHLQREYATHFPVSQKALNDSKVAA
- the Slc43a1 gene encoding large neutral amino acids transporter small subunit 3 isoform X2; amino-acid sequence: MVQRWPQRTGCPLGTFRGTWDLDPRSRVSASMAPSLKQAYRRRWWMACTAVLENLFFSAVLLGWGSLLIMLKKEGFYSSLCPAENTTNTTGDKPHQWPSCAQQDEMLNLGFTIGSFLLSATTLPLGILMDRFGPRPLRLVGSACFAASCTLMALSSRNTEVLSPLIFLALSLNGFAGICLTFTSLTLPNMFGNLRSTFMALMIGSYASSAITFPGIKLIYDAGVSFVVIMFTWSGLACLIFLNCALNWPAEAFPAPEEVDYTKKIKLIGLALDHKVTGDRFFTHVTIVGQRLSQKAPSLEEGADTFISSQDICGSSEKLPEKSVPFRKSLCSPIFLWSLVTMGMTQLRVIFYMAIMNKMLEFLVTGGQKHETSEQKQKVTETVGFYTSIFGAMQLLCLLTCPLIGYIMDWRIKDCVDVPTEGALDEGTAPGDARDGASTKSTRPRYRKIQKLTNAINAFTLTNILLVGFGITCLISNLHVQLVTFVLHTMVRGFFHSACGGLYAAVFPSNHFGTLTGLQSLISAVFALLQQLLFMIMVGPLQGDPFWPNLGLLVLSFLGFLLPAYLFYYRTHLQREYATHFPVSQKALNDSKVAA